In the Deltaproteobacteria bacterium genome, one interval contains:
- a CDS encoding MFS transporter — MARHPSERTVIFLIGAVQFVNILDFMMVLPLGPFFAGPLGIPASRIGVIGGSYTAAAAISGIACSFFLDRFDRRKALGVAVAGLVMATALGGFSVGFGSIVFARILAGFFGGPATSLSLSIVADVIPAERRGKALGAVMGSFSVAAVLGVPVGLELARWGGWRLPFFSVAGLGLVLLPIAIALLPPLRGHLAIGDSARRTGFLGLLSRRTVQLSIVATMVVMSSAFLVIPVITPYLVFNLRFPARDLKWIYMIGGALSFVVLRIIGALVDRYGSTRLATLGTAMFLLVSWLSFVSYDVRVPITPLFVLFMVGMNFRMAPYQTLISKVPVPQERASFMSLMSAIQHLSTSAGAVFSSVVLSTGEDGTLVGMPALGILAMAVAALVPPLFWLVERRVARAAPMPTAPVVVEASSTG; from the coding sequence ATGGCCCGGCACCCCAGCGAACGCACAGTCATCTTTCTCATCGGCGCCGTCCAGTTCGTCAACATCCTCGACTTCATGATGGTGCTGCCGCTGGGACCGTTCTTCGCCGGACCGCTGGGCATTCCTGCGTCGCGAATCGGCGTCATCGGCGGGAGCTACACCGCCGCGGCGGCGATCTCGGGCATCGCCTGCTCGTTCTTCCTCGATCGATTCGATCGCAGAAAGGCCCTCGGCGTCGCGGTCGCCGGACTCGTCATGGCCACCGCGCTCGGCGGTTTCTCGGTGGGGTTCGGGAGCATCGTCTTCGCCCGCATTCTGGCCGGTTTTTTCGGCGGGCCGGCGACCTCGCTGTCGCTCTCGATCGTCGCCGACGTCATCCCGGCGGAGCGCCGCGGCAAGGCGCTCGGCGCCGTGATGGGGTCCTTCTCCGTCGCGGCCGTGCTCGGCGTCCCCGTCGGCCTCGAGCTGGCGCGCTGGGGCGGGTGGCGGCTGCCGTTCTTTTCCGTCGCGGGACTGGGCCTCGTTCTCCTGCCCATCGCAATCGCGTTGCTGCCGCCCCTGAGAGGTCACCTCGCCATCGGGGACAGCGCACGCCGCACCGGGTTTCTCGGCCTGCTCTCGCGCCGGACCGTGCAGCTCTCGATCGTCGCGACGATGGTGGTGATGTCGTCGGCGTTCCTCGTCATCCCTGTCATCACGCCATACCTGGTCTTCAACCTGCGCTTCCCGGCCAGGGACCTGAAGTGGATCTACATGATCGGAGGCGCGCTCTCGTTCGTGGTCCTGCGGATCATCGGCGCCCTTGTCGATCGGTACGGGTCTACCCGGCTGGCGACCCTCGGCACCGCCATGTTCCTGCTCGTCTCCTGGCTGTCGTTCGTCAGCTACGACGTGAGAGTCCCCATCACCCCGCTGTTCGTCCTCTTCATGGTGGGGATGAACTTCCGCATGGCGCCATACCAGACCCTGATCAGCAAGGTGCCCGTGCCCCAGGAGCGGGCGAGCTTCATGTCGCTGATGAGCGCGATCCAGCACCTCTCGACGTCGGCCGGAGCGGTGTTCTCGAGCGTCGTGCTCTCCACCGGAGAGGACGGTACGCTCGTGGGGATGCCGGCGCTGGGGATCCTCGCGATGGCCGTCGCTGCGCTCGTGCCGCCCCTCTTCTGGCTGGTGGAGCGCCGGGTGGCGCGTGCCGCGCCGATGCCGACGGCGCCGGTCGTGGTGGAAGCGAGCTCGACGGGCTGA
- a CDS encoding GYD domain-containing protein, with protein MATYVTLLKYTDQGIKAIKEGPSRLEKARQALKSMGGEVRSFHLVQGRYDAIAFVEAPNDEVVAKFALAVGSQGNVRSETMRAFNEEEYRRIVSGLP; from the coding sequence ATGGCGACGTACGTGACGCTGCTGAAGTACACGGATCAGGGGATCAAGGCGATCAAGGAGGGCCCTAGCCGGCTCGAGAAGGCCAGGCAAGCCTTGAAGTCGATGGGCGGCGAAGTGAGGTCGTTCCATCTCGTGCAGGGCCGGTACGATGCAATCGCGTTCGTCGAGGCGCCGAACGACGAGGTGGTGGCGAAGTTCGCGCTCGCCGTCGGCTCTCAAGGCAACGTGCGCAGCGAGACGATGCGGGCGTTCAACGAGGAGGAGTACCGCAGGATCGTCTCCGGGCTGCCGTGA
- a CDS encoding DUF427 domain-containing protein — MTRQHRITIEPNPKRVRVVFNGRVVADTTRALTLREATLPPVQYVPRDDADMSLLERTDHRTHCPFKSDASYFTIRADGRVAENAVWTYEEPYPGVAAIKDHLAFYPDRVDRIEEL; from the coding sequence ATGACGAGACAGCACCGGATCACGATCGAGCCCAACCCGAAGCGTGTGCGCGTCGTCTTCAACGGGCGCGTCGTCGCCGACACGACGCGGGCGCTCACGCTCAGGGAGGCGACCCTGCCGCCGGTCCAATACGTCCCGCGCGACGACGCCGACATGTCGCTGCTGGAGCGGACCGACCACAGGACTCACTGCCCTTTCAAGAGCGACGCTTCCTACTTCACGATCCGGGCGGACGGGCGCGTGGCGGAGAACGCCGTCTGGACCTACGAGGAACCGTATCCAGGCGTCGCGGCGATCAAGGATCACCTCGCCTTCTACCCGGACCGCGTCGACCGCATCGAGGAGCTGTGA
- a CDS encoding rhodanese-like domain-containing protein → MRNLAVILGALGLVCGALADEPGSPAGAPPGGADARKHLADFFLRTKGMTRVVSASEVSEGIRTGKSKYRVVDVRPPDEYEKGHVPGAMNIPLDVLFRPASLEKLPAAGDPILLVCPSGHMESMALGGLAALGYEPYVLRFGMIGWNAETKVKVAGAPGQAPEVVHGLGGPIER, encoded by the coding sequence ATGCGCAATCTCGCCGTGATCCTGGGAGCACTCGGGCTGGTGTGCGGCGCTCTCGCCGACGAGCCCGGTTCGCCTGCAGGCGCTCCACCGGGCGGTGCCGATGCCCGCAAGCACCTCGCGGACTTCTTCCTGCGCACCAAGGGAATGACCCGCGTCGTCTCTGCCTCCGAGGTATCCGAGGGCATCCGGACGGGGAAGAGCAAGTATCGCGTGGTTGATGTCCGGCCCCCTGACGAATACGAAAAGGGCCACGTGCCCGGGGCGATGAACATCCCGCTCGACGTTCTCTTCCGCCCGGCGAGCCTGGAGAAGCTGCCCGCGGCCGGGGATCCGATCCTCCTCGTCTGCCCGTCCGGGCACATGGAGTCGATGGCGCTGGGCGGGCTCGCCGCGCTCGGCTACGAGCCCTACGTCCTGCGCTTCGGAATGATCGGCTGGAATGCCGAGACCAAAGTGAAAGTGGCAGGCGCGCCGGGTCAGGCGCCCGAGGTGGTCCACGGCCTCGGCGGACCGATCGAGAGGTAG
- a CDS encoding metallophosphoesterase, giving the protein MDENQRERIELHKTLQGTGERPGGSLRITRRTFLHKSLLTGAAGAATYGWFPLIGTLDFTLAQAGGQATSFKFAWISDNHLYPKEVNQRFVDKAVRAVKEVQAMNPPADFLIHGGDLAQLGDPVELDLGNEILKEVKIKKVFIPGEHDWYLDLGQKWTNLFGQPNWTFDHKGVRFVGLDTVSRGPDYWTAKKMSPKERMGHMATLDGSVAGAWAGVGRDQLQWLNQTLSSWDKSKPIVIFSHNPLYEYYPPWNFWVRDWREVHEVLRPYANVTNVHGHTHQVLYNELGKMRSIGMLATSWTWPYAPEGVPALTKCKVRVDPGDHFDGVGWGRLTLTAANRVENEYMMWRKDIFADAAVDSGCGDNGNQIVHPRIADQEWPYYGAYK; this is encoded by the coding sequence ATGGACGAGAATCAGCGAGAGAGGATCGAGCTGCACAAGACGCTACAAGGCACGGGCGAGCGACCGGGCGGATCGCTGCGGATCACGCGCCGGACTTTCCTCCACAAGTCGCTGCTCACGGGTGCCGCCGGAGCGGCCACCTACGGGTGGTTCCCGCTCATCGGCACGCTCGATTTTACGCTGGCCCAAGCGGGAGGACAGGCGACATCGTTCAAGTTCGCCTGGATCTCGGACAACCACCTCTACCCGAAGGAGGTCAACCAACGCTTCGTGGACAAGGCGGTGCGAGCCGTGAAGGAGGTCCAGGCCATGAATCCGCCCGCGGACTTCCTCATCCACGGAGGTGACCTCGCCCAGCTCGGCGATCCTGTCGAGCTCGACCTCGGAAACGAGATCCTGAAGGAGGTGAAGATCAAGAAGGTCTTCATCCCCGGCGAGCACGACTGGTACCTCGACCTGGGCCAGAAGTGGACCAACCTGTTCGGCCAGCCCAACTGGACGTTCGATCACAAGGGCGTGCGGTTCGTCGGGCTCGACACGGTGAGCAGGGGCCCGGACTACTGGACGGCGAAGAAGATGAGCCCCAAGGAGCGCATGGGGCACATGGCGACGCTCGACGGCAGCGTCGCCGGGGCCTGGGCTGGCGTGGGGCGGGACCAGCTCCAGTGGCTGAACCAGACGCTCTCCAGCTGGGACAAGAGCAAGCCAATCGTGATCTTCAGCCACAACCCGCTCTATGAGTACTACCCGCCGTGGAACTTCTGGGTCCGCGACTGGCGGGAGGTCCACGAGGTGCTCAGGCCCTACGCGAACGTGACCAACGTCCATGGCCACACGCACCAGGTGCTCTACAACGAGCTCGGCAAGATGCGGTCCATCGGAATGCTCGCCACCTCCTGGACCTGGCCCTACGCGCCCGAGGGCGTCCCGGCGCTCACCAAGTGCAAGGTCCGCGTGGACCCCGGCGACCACTTCGACGGCGTTGGCTGGGGGCGGCTCACGCTGACCGCCGCGAACAGGGTCGAGAACGAATACATGATGTGGCGGAAGGACATCTTCGCCGATGCCGCCGTCGACTCGGGGTGCGGGGACAACGGCAACCAGATCGTTCACCCCCGCATCGCGGACCAGGAATGGCCCTACTACGGCGCGTACAAGTAG
- a CDS encoding DUF2012 domain-containing protein — protein MLFAGSISPAFVLTTLLSLPAAAYESVQVTEGGTINGKVVYQGDIATRKIIPTKDPETCGGIREEPLIVVGGGKGVQSAVVYLKDIQKGKGLAKPPKNPEINNLNCQFDPHVQAIPVGSIVVVNSDPVMHNTHGFLGKQTVFNQAMPTKGMRIEKPIRKAGMMRIECDVHGWMLAWVYAAEHPYHAVTGKDGSFSIPDVPPGSYTLVAWQEAADVTEVPVTVKPKEATQQTIELKNATEQNIELKRK, from the coding sequence ATGCTTTTCGCTGGAAGCATCTCGCCAGCCTTCGTTCTCACGACTCTGCTCTCGCTCCCGGCGGCGGCGTACGAGTCGGTGCAGGTGACCGAAGGCGGCACGATCAACGGGAAGGTCGTCTACCAGGGTGACATCGCAACCCGGAAGATCATTCCGACCAAGGATCCCGAGACCTGCGGGGGCATCCGCGAGGAGCCGTTGATCGTCGTAGGGGGCGGCAAAGGCGTCCAGAGCGCGGTCGTGTACCTGAAGGACATCCAGAAAGGGAAGGGGCTCGCGAAGCCGCCCAAGAACCCGGAGATCAACAACCTCAACTGCCAGTTCGACCCGCACGTACAGGCGATTCCGGTGGGATCGATCGTCGTCGTCAACTCAGACCCCGTCATGCACAACACGCATGGCTTCCTCGGCAAGCAGACGGTCTTCAACCAGGCGATGCCGACCAAGGGGATGCGGATCGAGAAACCGATCCGGAAGGCGGGGATGATGCGGATCGAGTGCGACGTGCACGGCTGGATGCTCGCCTGGGTGTATGCAGCCGAGCACCCGTACCACGCCGTGACAGGGAAGGACGGCAGCTTTTCCATCCCGGACGTGCCGCCGGGCTCGTACACACTCGTCGCCTGGCAGGAGGCGGCGGACGTGACCGAAGTGCCGGTGACGGTGAAGCCGAAGGAAGCCACGCAGCAGACCATCGAGCTGAAGAACGCGACGGAGCAGAATATCGAGCTGAAGAGGAAGTGA
- a CDS encoding acyl-CoA desaturase — MLYVFFFGHWLASVFFQSLFQHRYAAHRMYTMKPRTERGLHLLTYLVQGPSYLSPRGYAILHRQHHAFSDTERDPHSPRLFRNALEMMLHTKGRYDAYAYRREEPEPRFAGGYPEWKLIDETLGQSWLMRVAWGALYAVPYFFLATHWWQWTLLPVQWVLGPIHGAIVNWCGHRYGYRSFDNGDGSRNTLPLDVVTMGELFQNNHHKYPMSPNFAARWFEIDPTWQVMKLLAWAGVIEIATPQKAIYPAPAPTASFQATRISAA, encoded by the coding sequence ATGCTCTACGTGTTCTTCTTCGGACATTGGCTGGCCAGCGTGTTCTTTCAGAGCCTGTTCCAGCACCGGTACGCCGCACACCGGATGTACACGATGAAGCCCCGGACCGAACGCGGGCTCCATCTGCTCACCTACCTGGTCCAGGGCCCGTCGTATCTATCGCCGCGCGGGTACGCGATCCTGCACCGGCAGCATCATGCCTTTTCCGATACCGAGCGCGACCCTCACTCACCCCGGTTATTCCGCAACGCCCTGGAGATGATGCTTCACACCAAGGGCCGCTATGACGCCTATGCCTACCGGCGCGAAGAGCCCGAGCCGCGGTTTGCAGGCGGATACCCGGAGTGGAAGCTGATCGACGAGACGCTCGGACAGTCGTGGTTGATGCGCGTCGCCTGGGGCGCGCTGTACGCCGTCCCGTACTTCTTCCTCGCGACGCATTGGTGGCAGTGGACCTTGTTGCCCGTGCAGTGGGTGCTGGGTCCCATCCACGGGGCGATCGTCAACTGGTGCGGTCACAGGTACGGCTACCGCAGCTTCGACAACGGCGACGGCTCGCGCAACACGCTGCCGCTCGACGTCGTGACCATGGGCGAGCTCTTCCAGAACAATCACCACAAGTACCCGATGAGCCCGAACTTCGCGGCGAGGTGGTTCGAGATCGACCCGACCTGGCAGGTCATGAAGCTCCTCGCCTGGGCGGGGGTGATCGAGATCGCGACGCCGCAGAAGGCCATCTATCCGGCACCCGCACCAACAGCGTCCTTCCAGGCTACGAGAATCTCGGCGGCATGA